In one window of Methanolobus mangrovi DNA:
- a CDS encoding NAD(P)-binding domain-containing protein: protein MKIAILGGTGNIGKGFALRWGQMHEIIIGSRDLEKAEAVAAEYNEVLEKYGHMATITGTDNRTAAEKADIIVVAIRYSQLGPVMEMIRPFIENKIIISVVVPMEKNMCYISPGAKHLTVPIESKEFNSEYFCFSMPEAGSAAQEIQKMLPDNAELVAAFHTVPAKKLADLEMELDYDIGVCGNSMYSKEIVFGLVNDISNMRPLDVGPLETAAMIESLTPLLINVAARNEMKDISLKFI, encoded by the coding sequence ATGAAGATTGCAATACTTGGAGGCACAGGTAATATAGGCAAAGGCTTTGCACTTCGCTGGGGCCAGATGCACGAAATAATCATCGGTTCCAGGGATTTAGAAAAAGCCGAAGCTGTCGCTGCAGAATACAATGAAGTACTTGAAAAATACGGCCATATGGCAACTATAACAGGTACAGATAACAGGACAGCAGCCGAAAAAGCAGACATCATTGTTGTTGCCATCCGGTATAGCCAGCTTGGCCCTGTTATGGAAATGATTCGTCCTTTCATAGAAAATAAGATAATTATCAGTGTAGTCGTGCCAATGGAAAAGAACATGTGCTACATCAGTCCCGGCGCTAAACACCTGACAGTTCCAATAGAAAGCAAAGAGTTCAATAGCGAATACTTCTGCTTCTCAATGCCTGAAGCCGGAAGTGCTGCCCAGGAGATTCAGAAGATGTTGCCTGATAATGCAGAACTTGTAGCTGCTTTCCATACAGTCCCTGCAAAGAAACTGGCAGACCTTGAAATGGAACTTGACTATGACATAGGCGTTTGCGGAAATTCAATGTATTCAAAAGAAATAGTATTTGGTCTTGTAAACGATATTTCCAATATGAGACCCCTTGATGTAGGGCCTCTGGAAACCGCAGCAATGATAGAATCCCTTACACCTTTGCTTATCAACGTTGCGGCAAGGAATGAAATGAAGGACATTAGTCTGAAATTCATTTGA
- the glnA gene encoding type I glutamate--ammonia ligase, whose product MIICNKEDVIKAIETNNVKFIRLQFTDIQGVVKDVEIPVTQIEKALTTGISFDGSSIEGFVRIDESDMVLKPDIRTFAILPWNNDKGLVARMICDIYMPNGKEFEADPRYVLKKVMKEAEEMGYELNVGPELEFFLFEKINGKATVVPHDYGRYFEFAPTDLAEDIRREIVLTLMDLNFDIEASHHEVAFGQHEIDFKYGDALTTADNVMTFKYVTRTIAKMHGLHATFMPKPIAIENGSGMHVNLSLSKDGENAFYDENGDMQISETARQFIAGVLKHIKAISCIANPLVNSYKRLIPGYEAPVYITWSGANRSSLIRIPSPRGKSTRTELRSPDPSCNPYLTFAAILAAGLEGVRNKMDPGKIMDYNIFDLTKQERAERGIETLPSTISESADYLENDELLKSTLGEHVHDNILRLARAEWDAYRTQVHDWEIQRYLNTI is encoded by the coding sequence ATGATAATTTGCAATAAGGAAGACGTTATCAAAGCCATTGAAACAAACAACGTAAAGTTCATACGTTTGCAGTTTACGGACATACAGGGAGTAGTCAAGGATGTTGAGATCCCTGTGACGCAGATCGAAAAAGCATTGACCACAGGAATATCCTTTGATGGATCATCCATAGAGGGTTTTGTAAGGATCGATGAATCGGACATGGTGTTAAAACCGGATATAAGGACATTTGCAATACTGCCCTGGAACAACGATAAAGGTCTGGTCGCAAGAATGATCTGTGACATTTATATGCCAAACGGGAAAGAGTTCGAAGCTGATCCCCGTTATGTCCTTAAAAAGGTAATGAAAGAAGCTGAAGAAATGGGATATGAGCTCAATGTAGGCCCGGAGCTGGAGTTTTTCCTTTTCGAGAAGATAAATGGAAAGGCAACTGTAGTACCTCATGATTATGGAAGGTATTTTGAATTTGCACCTACCGATCTTGCAGAGGATATCAGAAGGGAAATTGTCCTGACATTAATGGACCTTAACTTTGATATTGAGGCATCACATCACGAGGTAGCTTTCGGGCAGCATGAAATCGATTTCAAATATGGGGATGCACTGACAACGGCAGACAATGTAATGACGTTCAAGTATGTTACCAGAACCATTGCAAAAATGCACGGTCTTCATGCCACCTTTATGCCAAAGCCAATTGCCATTGAGAATGGATCAGGTATGCATGTGAACCTTTCACTTTCAAAGGATGGCGAGAATGCATTCTATGATGAGAATGGAGATATGCAGATCAGTGAAACTGCAAGACAGTTCATTGCAGGCGTCCTGAAACACATCAAAGCCATTTCATGCATTGCAAACCCACTTGTAAACTCATACAAGAGACTCATCCCAGGGTATGAGGCACCTGTGTACATCACCTGGTCAGGTGCAAACCGTAGTTCCCTTATCAGGATACCTTCACCCAGGGGCAAAAGCACAAGGACAGAGCTTAGAAGCCCGGATCCCTCATGTAACCCATACCTGACATTCGCAGCCATCCTTGCAGCAGGTCTGGAAGGAGTAAGGAACAAGATGGACCCCGGAAAGATTATGGATTACAATATCTTTGACCTGACAAAACAGGAACGTGCAGAGAGAGGTATTGAGACACTGCCATCAACCATCAGTGAAAGTGCAGATTATCTAGAGAATGATGAACTCCTGAAAAGCACTCTTGGAGAACATGTCCATGACAATATATTGAGACTTGCAAGGGCAGAGTGGGATGCGTACAGAACACAGGTCCACGACTGGGAGATACAGCGTTACCTGAACACTATCTGA
- a CDS encoding GNAT family N-acetyltransferase — protein sequence MDPIFSINETSEADYLQVRRFIELVDTDFYPPLSERGGGIPERVDAGLDTPKGNFLVARLKERDSSDHTDGIVGMVGYTRNWKSDDSAYINFLATHPQHRNQGISRELCLRLEEFLGEQEIKRIYLCTWSSNPAAIKFYEKLGYYAYSVVLDDRGRGINTIYYKKDISIPMQNNNIRLDSR from the coding sequence ATGGATCCGATATTTTCCATAAATGAAACAAGTGAAGCAGATTATCTACAGGTCAGGAGATTCATTGAACTTGTAGATACTGATTTTTATCCTCCCCTGAGTGAAAGGGGAGGAGGCATCCCTGAAAGGGTAGATGCTGGTCTGGATACACCCAAAGGAAATTTCCTTGTTGCCAGGTTAAAAGAAAGGGATTCATCGGATCATACTGATGGGATTGTCGGTATGGTAGGTTATACAAGGAACTGGAAAAGTGATGACAGTGCCTACATTAATTTTCTTGCAACACACCCACAGCACAGGAACCAGGGAATTAGCAGGGAGCTTTGCCTTAGACTTGAGGAGTTTCTGGGAGAACAGGAAATAAAAAGGATTTATCTTTGCACATGGTCCAGTAATCCTGCTGCAATTAAGTTCTATGAGAAACTCGGATATTATGCATATTCTGTTGTTCTCGATGACAGAGGAAGAGGAATAAATACGATATACTACAAAAAGGACATTAGCATACCTATGCAAAACAATAATATACGATTAGATTCTCGATAA
- a CDS encoding Coenzyme F420 hydrogenase/dehydrogenase, beta subunit C-terminal domain — MAGKNYLDLKAEIWDTGKCAACGACVAVCPADAIYFELGRDSTHPLNSGYCKDVNDGVPCGACYEVCPRIDTPSSEVLGEYIDIVSAKSGIDVPRKQSGGAVTAILTNALEQGMIDAIVTVVEDPWTLRPSSAVITSSEVLVHHAGSRYNWWVPLVASLKEAVITKKYTNIAVVGVPCVMQAVSKMRKSEMDLLRPFRKYIRLAVGLFCTETFDYEKLVQDKLIAERHIDPLDIMHFDVKGKLEITLKDGNMTIISLKEVEDCVRPGCHICTDLTALDADISAGSIGSAQGYTTLIIRNPVGKQFVDNAVRNGKLSLENDVNLELVEKLSSKKLERMPEE; from the coding sequence ATGGCAGGTAAAAATTATCTAGATCTTAAGGCAGAAATCTGGGATACAGGGAAATGCGCAGCATGTGGTGCATGTGTAGCTGTATGCCCGGCAGATGCTATTTATTTCGAACTTGGCAGGGATTCCACACATCCTCTTAACAGTGGTTACTGCAAGGATGTCAATGACGGAGTTCCCTGTGGTGCATGCTATGAAGTATGCCCCAGAATTGACACACCATCATCTGAAGTTCTTGGTGAATACATAGATATTGTGTCCGCAAAGTCCGGTATCGATGTTCCAAGAAAACAAAGTGGTGGAGCTGTGACAGCAATACTTACAAATGCTCTGGAACAGGGAATGATCGATGCAATAGTTACTGTTGTGGAAGATCCCTGGACACTGCGGCCTTCATCTGCTGTAATTACGTCCTCAGAAGTGCTTGTTCACCACGCAGGAAGCCGTTACAACTGGTGGGTTCCTCTGGTAGCTTCACTGAAAGAAGCTGTAATTACCAAGAAGTACACCAACATAGCAGTTGTCGGTGTTCCATGTGTCATGCAGGCTGTAAGCAAGATGCGAAAGAGCGAAATGGACCTTTTGCGTCCATTCAGGAAATATATACGTCTTGCAGTCGGACTTTTCTGTACAGAAACCTTCGATTATGAAAAACTCGTACAGGACAAACTTATTGCAGAGCGCCATATAGACCCTCTTGACATCATGCACTTTGATGTAAAAGGCAAGCTTGAGATCACCCTGAAAGACGGAAACATGACGATTATCTCACTAAAAGAAGTTGAGGATTGTGTTCGTCCGGGATGTCATATCTGTACAGATCTCACTGCGCTGGACGCAGACATATCGGCAGGTTCCATTGGCAGCGCTCAGGGTTACACTACCCTGATAATACGCAACCCTGTTGGCAAGCAGTTTGTCGACAATGCAGTAAGAAATGGAAAACTGTCACTTGAAAATGATGTGAATCTGGAATTAGTTGAAAAGCTATCTTCAAAGAAGCTTGAACGAATGCCAGAGGAGTAA